One Papaver somniferum cultivar HN1 chromosome 10, ASM357369v1, whole genome shotgun sequence genomic window carries:
- the LOC113318236 gene encoding L-aspartate oxidase, chloroplastic-like, whose amino-acid sequence MATGLVSGSSVLYCKLKLYKERGYKEASWASGVTFKRCSKREISWSCGVSKCLQVREHEFFRTTFTNNRAPFRPLTTVSCLGNDATKYFDFAIIGSGVAGLRYALEVSKHGSVAVITKAEPHESNTNYAQGGVSAVLGPLDSVENHMRDTIVAGAYLCDEETVRVVCTEGPDRVRELIDLGASFDHGEDGNLHLAREGGHSHHRIVHAADMTGREIERALLKAVHDNPNIFMFEHHFAIDLLTSQDCSEIYCHGVDTLNSETQEVVRFISKVTLLASGGAGHIYPSTTNPPVATGDGVAMAHRAQAVISNMEFVQFHPTALADEGLPTKPTKIRDNCFLITEAVRGDGGVLYNLGMERFMLQYDERAELAPRDIVARSIDDQLKKRNEKYVLLDISHKPREEILAHFPNIAAECLRHGLDITHDPIPVVPAAHYMCGGVRAGLHGETNIRGLYVAGEVACTGLHGANRLASNSLLEALVFAQRAVQPSIEHMEDSHLDLSALDSWDRPVVPVSFGNSVLEEITQRTRDVREELQSIMWDYVGILRSTSRLKMAEQRIGELEAEWEEYLFQKGWEVSMVGLEAGEMRNLFCCAKLVVSSALSRHESRGLHFTIDFPHLEESKRRPTIIFPCSPVKGRWSSQQPHKQLHG is encoded by the exons ATGGCGACAGGCCTTGTATCTGGAAGTTCCGTTTTGTACTGTAAACTTAAGTTGTATAAGGAACGTGGTTACAAAGAAGCTTCTTGGGCATCTGGCGTGACTTTCAAAAGGTGCTCAAAAAGAGAGATTTCGTG GTCATGTGGAGTTTCCAAGTGCTTGCAGGTTCGAGAACATGAATTCTTCAGAACTACCTTTACTAATAACAGAGCCCCATTCAGACCTCTTACTACTGTATCATGCCTCGGAAATGATGCCACCAAGTATTTTGACTTTGCTATCATTGGCAGTGGAGTCGCTGGCCTACGATATGCTCTCGAAGTTTCAAAACATGGATCTGTTGCGGTGATTACAAAAGCTGAGCCTCATGAGAGTAACACAAATTATGCGCAAGGTGGTGTCAGTGCTGTTTTGGGCCCTTTAGATTCTGTAGAGAATCACATGCGGGATACCATTGTGGCAGGGGCATACCTATGTGATGAGGAAACTGTCAGA GTGGTGTGTACAGAAGGTCCTGATAGAGTCAGAGAACTAATTGATCTTGGTGCATCATTTGATCATGGAGAAGATGGGAACTTGCATCTAGCGAGGGAAGGAGGGCACTCTCATCACAGAATTGTTCATGCCGCTGACATGACAGGAAGGGAGATAGAGAGGGCCTTACTGAAAGcagttcatgacaatccaaaCATATTTATGTTTGAACACCATTTTGCTATAGATTTGCTGACTTCTCAG GATTGCTCAGAAATTTATTGTCATGGGGTGGACACCCTGAATTCCGAAACACAAGAG GTGGTTAGATTTATCTCAAAGGTAACTTTACTTGCATCTGGTGGAGCAGGGCATATTTACCCCTCAACTACTAATCCGCCG GTAGCCACTGGTGACGGGGTGGCCATGGCTCATCGAGCACAAGCTGTGATCTCCAACATGGA GTTTGTGCAGTTCCATCCAACTGCATTGGCAGATGAAGGTCTTCCAACCAAACCAACAAAAATCCGGgacaactgttttctcattacaGAAGCTGTCAGAGGAGACGGAGGCGTCCTATATAATCTAGGTATGGAAAGGTTCATGCTTCAATATGATGAAAGAGCTGAACTTGCTCCAAGAGATATAGTGGCTAGAAGTATAGATGACCAACTAAAGAAACGTAATGAGAAGTATGTCCTACTTGATATAAGCCATAAACCAAGGGAAGAAATCCTTGCCCACTTCCCAAACATAGCTGCTGAGTGCCTACGGCATGGACTGGACATTACCCATGATCCAATACCTGTTGTCCCTGCTGCTCATTATATGTGTGGTGGGGTCCGCGCTGGACTCCATGGAGAGACAAACATCCGTGGGTTATACGTGGCTGGCGAGGTAGCATGTACTGGGTTGCATGGCGCAAACCGACTTGCAAGCAACTCATTGCTTGAAGCACTCGTGTTTGCACAGCGAGCGGTACAACCTTCTATCGAGCACATGGAAGATTCACATCTTGATCTTAGTGCTTTAGATTCTTGGGATCGTCCTGTTGTACCCGTCTCTTTCGGGAACTCGGTACTGGAAGAGATAACACAGAGAACCAGGGATGTGAGGGAGGAGCTTCAATCAATAATGTGGGATTACGTGGGAATTTTAAGGTCCACTAGTCGACTGAAGATGGCAGAGCAAAGGATTGGAGAGCTAGAGGCTGAATGGGAAGAGTATCTGTTTCAGAAAGGGTGGGAAGTGTCGATGGTGGGACTTGAAGCAGGTGAAATGAGAAATCTGTTTTGTTGCGCGAAGTTAGTTGTCAGCAGTGCACTATCACGGCACGAGAGTCGTGGGCTTCACTTTACTATCGATTTTCCTCATTTAGAGGAGAGCAAGAGACGGCCTACAATCATCTTCCCTTGTTCGCCAGTAAAGGGTAGATGGAGTTCTCAACAACCACACAAACAACTTCATGGTTGA
- the LOC113317733 gene encoding peroxisomal membrane protein PEX14-like isoform X1: MGSESNSTPTTLTDDNSQNPGSDPLKPLDGAEQGAPGETTRITSPPSVFVNSEPIREDQVQNAVKFLSHPKVRGSPVMYRRSFLEKKGLSREEIDEAFRRVPDPPPPATTMPAAIPNKDGQSTLPINSQPQVQAQAPQPAVPPPSGVVSKMRARFHWSHAILAIGFLAASGAGTALVFKNAVVPRLKSWIRKVVLEEDGDDSLEKNTLKPNPAEEAAAAAKAAAAAASDVAKASQEMLNSKLEERKYQEAFMNMMDVQLGEMKNMSNAIRKLESSREAIISSNNHIEAVRSTSRTGPSNTQLMNSLFDQDYETVSYSGLKQATANGTANIDLGSGRPPSAPASTEPSVAPHPKSYMEIMEMIQRGEKPPGIKEINDLPPNPNQPPSNPRLAPRVKPWETAQAQNGSYYTEGSNMRSQANLPTSQLNGDGMEPSWQRKNVRISEYEAEDESKSSYRAPATEQVVRRAWVPPQPPPIAMAEAATAIRQPKQIIQPERSDEEKLIAYPSVEVNELQRITKLAESGGQVEINEVNGDESLSVVRGDQEVDGIETM; encoded by the exons ATGGGGAGTGAATCAAATTCTACTCCAACTACTCTTACTGATGATAATTCACAAAATCCAG GATCAGACCCTCTAAAACCATTGGATGGAGCTGAGCAAGGTGCACCAGGGGAGACCACAAGAATTACTTCACCTCCTTCTGTTTTTGTCAATTCAGAACCAATAAGAGAGGATCAAGTGCAAAATGCTGTTAAATTTCTGTCACACCCAAAAGTTCGAGGTTCCCCTGTCATGTACAGGCGGTCTTTTTTGGAGAAGAAGGGACTCTCACGCGAGGAGATAGATGAAGCTTTCCGTAGAGTGCCT GATCCACCCCCACCAGCTACAACTATGCCGGCAGCTATCCCAAATAAAG ATGGCCAGTCAACTTTACCTATCAATTCGCAGCCTCAGGTACAAGCACAAGCTCCACAGCCTGCAGTTCCTCCCCCAAGTGGCGTGGTTTCCAAAATGCGAGCCCGATTTCACTGGTCTCATGCTATTCTTGCCATAGGCTTTCTTGCTGCTTCAGGAGCTGGTACTGCACTTGTTTTTAAG AATGCTGTTGTCCCTAGATTGAAGTCTTGGATCCGCAAGGTCGTATTGGAAGAAGACGGTGATGACTCACTAGAGAAAAATACCTTAAAGCCAAACCCAGCTGAAGAGGCAGCAGCAGCCGCAAAAGCTGCTGCAGCTGCAGCTTCAGATGTAGCTAAGGCGAGTCAGGAAATGTTGAACTCAAAACTTGAAG AAAGAAAGTACCAAGAGGCCTTTATGAATATGATGGATGTCCAATTGGGGGAAATGAAAAACATGAGTAATGCTATCCGCAAATTGGAAAGTTCAAGGGAAGCAATTATCTCATCAAACAACCATATAGAAGCAGTTAGATCTACATCAAGGACTG GACCAAGCAATACCCAGTTGATGAATTCTCTGTTTGACCAAGACTATGAAACAGTCTCTTACTCAGGTTTAAAG CAAGCAACAGCAAACGGCACAGCAAACATCGACTTAGGCTCAG GTAGACCTCCATCAGCACCTGCCTCTACAGAGCCCTCTGTTGCACCACATCCTAAATCTTACATGGAG ATCATGGAAATGATACAACGAGGGGAGAAACCTCCTGGAATCAAG GAGATCAATGATTTACCTCCAAACCCTAATCAGCCCCCATCTAATCCTCGGTTAGCTCCTAGAGTCAAG CCATGGGAAACAGCTCAAGCCCAAAATGGATCATACTATACTGAGGGTTCAAACATGAGGTCACAAGCTAACTTGCCCACATCTCAGTTAAATGGTGATGGTATGGAGCCTTCATGGCAGCGGAAAAATGTCAGGATCTCAGAATACGAAGCTGAAGACGAATCAAAATCATCCTACCGTGCACCGGCCACTGAGCAGGTGGTTAGGCGTGCATGGGTTCCTCCACAACCCCCACCTATTGCCATGGCTGAAGCAGCAACAGCAATTAGACAGCCAAAACAAATAATTCAACCAGAGCGATCAGACGAGGAAAAGCTGATTGCGTACCCTTCGGTTGAGGTCAATGAGTTGCAGAGGATCACAAAATTAGCTGAATCCGGGGGACAAGTTGAGATCAATGAGGTTAATGGAGATGAATCTCTATCCGTAGTTCGAGGAGACCAAGAGGTTGATGGTATTGAGACTATGTGA
- the LOC113317733 gene encoding peroxisomal membrane protein PEX14-like isoform X2, producing the protein MGSESNSTPTTLTDDNSQNPGSDPLKPLDGAEQGAPGETTRITSPPSVFVNSEPIREDQVQNAVKFLSHPKVRGSPVMYRRSFLEKKGLSREEIDEAFRRVPDPPPPATTMPAAIPNKDGQSTLPINSQPQVQAQAPQPAVPPPSGVVSKMRARFHWSHAILAIGFLAASGAGTALVFKNAVVPRLKSWIRKVVLEEDGDDSLEKNTLKPNPAEEAAAAAKAAAAAASDVAKASQEMLNSKLEERKYQEAFMNMMDVQLGEMKNMSNAIRKLESSREAIISSNNHIEAVRSTSRTGPSNTQLMNSLFDQDYETVSYSGLKQATANGTANIDLGSGRPPSAPASTEPSVAPHPKSYMEIMEMIQRGEKPPGIKPWETAQAQNGSYYTEGSNMRSQANLPTSQLNGDGMEPSWQRKNVRISEYEAEDESKSSYRAPATEQVVRRAWVPPQPPPIAMAEAATAIRQPKQIIQPERSDEEKLIAYPSVEVNELQRITKLAESGGQVEINEVNGDESLSVVRGDQEVDGIETM; encoded by the exons ATGGGGAGTGAATCAAATTCTACTCCAACTACTCTTACTGATGATAATTCACAAAATCCAG GATCAGACCCTCTAAAACCATTGGATGGAGCTGAGCAAGGTGCACCAGGGGAGACCACAAGAATTACTTCACCTCCTTCTGTTTTTGTCAATTCAGAACCAATAAGAGAGGATCAAGTGCAAAATGCTGTTAAATTTCTGTCACACCCAAAAGTTCGAGGTTCCCCTGTCATGTACAGGCGGTCTTTTTTGGAGAAGAAGGGACTCTCACGCGAGGAGATAGATGAAGCTTTCCGTAGAGTGCCT GATCCACCCCCACCAGCTACAACTATGCCGGCAGCTATCCCAAATAAAG ATGGCCAGTCAACTTTACCTATCAATTCGCAGCCTCAGGTACAAGCACAAGCTCCACAGCCTGCAGTTCCTCCCCCAAGTGGCGTGGTTTCCAAAATGCGAGCCCGATTTCACTGGTCTCATGCTATTCTTGCCATAGGCTTTCTTGCTGCTTCAGGAGCTGGTACTGCACTTGTTTTTAAG AATGCTGTTGTCCCTAGATTGAAGTCTTGGATCCGCAAGGTCGTATTGGAAGAAGACGGTGATGACTCACTAGAGAAAAATACCTTAAAGCCAAACCCAGCTGAAGAGGCAGCAGCAGCCGCAAAAGCTGCTGCAGCTGCAGCTTCAGATGTAGCTAAGGCGAGTCAGGAAATGTTGAACTCAAAACTTGAAG AAAGAAAGTACCAAGAGGCCTTTATGAATATGATGGATGTCCAATTGGGGGAAATGAAAAACATGAGTAATGCTATCCGCAAATTGGAAAGTTCAAGGGAAGCAATTATCTCATCAAACAACCATATAGAAGCAGTTAGATCTACATCAAGGACTG GACCAAGCAATACCCAGTTGATGAATTCTCTGTTTGACCAAGACTATGAAACAGTCTCTTACTCAGGTTTAAAG CAAGCAACAGCAAACGGCACAGCAAACATCGACTTAGGCTCAG GTAGACCTCCATCAGCACCTGCCTCTACAGAGCCCTCTGTTGCACCACATCCTAAATCTTACATGGAG ATCATGGAAATGATACAACGAGGGGAGAAACCTCCTGGAATCAAG CCATGGGAAACAGCTCAAGCCCAAAATGGATCATACTATACTGAGGGTTCAAACATGAGGTCACAAGCTAACTTGCCCACATCTCAGTTAAATGGTGATGGTATGGAGCCTTCATGGCAGCGGAAAAATGTCAGGATCTCAGAATACGAAGCTGAAGACGAATCAAAATCATCCTACCGTGCACCGGCCACTGAGCAGGTGGTTAGGCGTGCATGGGTTCCTCCACAACCCCCACCTATTGCCATGGCTGAAGCAGCAACAGCAATTAGACAGCCAAAACAAATAATTCAACCAGAGCGATCAGACGAGGAAAAGCTGATTGCGTACCCTTCGGTTGAGGTCAATGAGTTGCAGAGGATCACAAAATTAGCTGAATCCGGGGGACAAGTTGAGATCAATGAGGTTAATGGAGATGAATCTCTATCCGTAGTTCGAGGAGACCAAGAGGTTGATGGTATTGAGACTATGTGA
- the LOC113317734 gene encoding AMSH-like ubiquitin thioesterase 2 yields the protein MEVSVPNPIKLSFYYRIADQLITQANQCRNEKKITDLYWTINRYCSLVSIIARHQSYSTYSSEEKLHHSKIREEFTKELELLKPQLGCISLSERDHSSPNSDESNVSKGNIGLTSATTGESCRSCTSPSSTFSNTETVCIVNIHLVTQSFPSPTLSFVHDMPCGSGVSHIDIADSTREHSGHSYQDIHISARLMDDFMELASDNTKQDVETCGILGAFLKDSIFYVTTLIIPKQEATSSSCQARNEEEIFAIQDEHSLFSLGWIHTHPSQTCFMSSIDLHTQFSYQVMLPEAIAVVMAPTDPSRNYGIFRLSNPGGINVIRECDERGFHSHQEPSDGSPIYEECSNVYINPNLRLEIFDLR from the exons ATGGAAGTCTCAGTTCCCAATCCCATCAAGCTATCTTTCTACTATAGAATTGCTGATCAGCTTATTACCCAG gcAAATCAGTGTAGAAATGAAAAGAAGATAACTGATCTTTACTGGACTATCAACAGATACTGCAG TTTGGTTTCTATTATAGCTCGACACCAAAGTTATTCGACCTACTCTTCTGAAGAAAAGCTTCATCATAGTAAG ATACGTGAGGAGTTCACCAAAGAATTGGAACTTCTGAAACCTCAACTGGGCTGTATCTCTTTGAGTGAACGTGATCACTCCTCGCCAAACAGTGATGAGAG CAATGTCAGTAAGGGAAATATTGGGTTAACATCTGCTACTACAGGGGAGTCTTGCAGAAGTTGCACATCACCTTCTTCAACCTTCTCAAACACAGAGACTGTCTGCATCGTCAATATTCATCTTGTTACTCAATCTTTCCCCTCTCCCACTCTTTCATTCGTACACGATATGCCCTGTGGTTCCGGTGTGTCTCACATTGATATTGCTGATTCGACCCGCGAGCATTCCGGACATTCTTACCAAGACATACACATT TCGGCAAGATTGATGGATGATTTTATGGAACTTGCTAGTGACAACACAAAACAGGATGTGGAGACCTGTGGTATTCTTGGTGCTTTTCTT AAGGACAGTATATTTTACGTGACCACGTTGATAATACCAAAGCAGGAGGCAACTTCCAGTTCG TGCCAGGCTAGGAATGAGGAAGAGATCTTTGCCATTCAAGATGAGCATTCCCTCTTTTCTCTCGGATGGATCCAT ACACATCCTTCTCAAACCTGTTTTATGTCATCCATCGACCTACACACTCAGTTCTCCTATCAG GTCATGCTCCCTGAAGCAATTGCTGTAGTCATGGCTCCAACAGATCCCTCAAG GAACTATGGTATATTTCGACTATCCAACCCAGGGGGCATTAATGTCATCAGGGAGTGCGATGAGAGAGGTTTTCATTCTCATCAAGAACCATCAGATGGGAGTCCCATTTATGAGGAGTGCTCCAATGTCTATATCAACCCAAATCTCAGGTTGGAAATTTTTGATCTACGCTGA